The following proteins are co-located in the Spirosoma montaniterrae genome:
- the lepB gene encoding signal peptidase I, which translates to MSEVKTRADVKPAKAKKSAIREWFDSVLFAVVAATLIRWLFMEAFTIPTPSMENSLMVGDFLFVSKLHYGTRTPRTPLQVPLTHQKIWGTNIPSYSTAIQLPSYRLPGFTSVKNGDVVVFNVPPKYLNENIDYPVDLKTNYIKRCIGIPGDVLEIKQRVVYVNGKEFPKPPRSEYKFFIKTTEVLDANFFRKYDIVNDYRDPNQPTENWKPQEQYNDSTKTTALVGYVLNTTEDVIAQFKNFDWVKGIEPLVDKPGETMPGIYGTPTFNWNHDNFGPITVPKKGATIQIDAKTVALYGPVIELYEGNEKVETTPTSIKINGQPITSYTFKQDYYFMMGDNRDNSLDSRFWGFVPEDHIVGKAVFVWMSLDPNPANIWNKIRWNRLFRTID; encoded by the coding sequence GTGTCTGAAGTAAAAACTCGTGCCGACGTGAAGCCGGCCAAAGCTAAAAAATCGGCCATCCGCGAATGGTTCGACTCGGTTCTGTTTGCCGTTGTGGCCGCAACACTCATTCGGTGGCTGTTTATGGAAGCCTTTACGATTCCAACGCCTTCGATGGAGAATAGCCTGATGGTGGGCGATTTTCTGTTTGTCAGCAAACTCCACTACGGCACCCGAACACCCCGGACGCCCCTGCAAGTGCCACTAACGCACCAGAAAATCTGGGGCACCAACATTCCGTCGTATAGCACGGCCATTCAGTTGCCGTCGTACCGCCTGCCGGGCTTCACAAGCGTTAAGAATGGCGACGTGGTCGTATTTAACGTGCCGCCCAAATACCTGAACGAAAACATCGACTACCCTGTCGATTTGAAAACCAACTATATCAAACGCTGCATCGGCATTCCGGGCGACGTTCTCGAAATAAAGCAGCGCGTGGTGTACGTAAACGGCAAAGAGTTTCCGAAGCCACCCCGCTCCGAGTATAAATTTTTCATCAAAACGACTGAGGTGCTCGACGCGAATTTCTTCCGTAAATACGACATCGTGAATGACTACCGCGACCCGAACCAGCCTACCGAGAACTGGAAACCGCAGGAGCAATATAACGATTCGACCAAAACAACGGCTTTGGTTGGCTACGTACTTAATACCACAGAAGACGTTATTGCTCAGTTCAAAAACTTTGATTGGGTGAAAGGTATCGAGCCGCTCGTCGACAAGCCGGGCGAAACCATGCCGGGCATTTACGGTACGCCAACGTTTAACTGGAATCACGATAATTTTGGTCCGATTACCGTTCCGAAAAAGGGTGCAACCATTCAAATTGATGCCAAAACGGTTGCGCTCTACGGCCCGGTCATTGAACTTTATGAGGGTAACGAAAAGGTAGAGACCACCCCCACGAGCATCAAAATCAACGGTCAGCCGATTACGTCGTACACGTTTAAGCAGGATTATTACTTCATGATGGGCGACAACCGCGACAACTCGCTCGATTCGCGGTTTTGGGGCTTTGTACCCGAAGACCACATTGTTGGTAAAGCGGTATTCGTCTGGATGTCGCTCGACCCCAATCCAGCTAACATCTGGAACAAAATCCGCTGGAACCGCCTGTTCAGAACGATAGACTAA
- the ung gene encoding uracil-DNA glycosylase has protein sequence MKVSIAESWQLRLQAEFDKPYFVQLAEFLRHEYSTQRVFPPGRLIFNAFDKCSFDDTRVVILGQDPYHGEGQANGLAFSVADGIQKPPSLVNIFKEIQDDLGKPIPKSGNLERWASQGVMLLNATLTVRAGQAGSHQGKGWETFTDAVIKLISDEKENVVFMLWGAYAQKKGAVINSKKHLILKAKHPSPMAAQWGGWFGNKHFSQANEYLESKGLKPIEW, from the coding sequence ATGAAAGTATCTATCGCCGAGTCCTGGCAGTTGCGGCTACAAGCCGAATTTGATAAGCCGTACTTTGTTCAGTTAGCCGAATTTCTGCGGCACGAATATAGTACGCAACGTGTGTTCCCTCCGGGACGGCTGATTTTCAACGCGTTCGACAAATGCAGTTTCGACGATACACGGGTCGTTATTTTAGGTCAGGACCCCTATCACGGCGAAGGGCAAGCCAACGGATTGGCGTTTTCAGTGGCCGATGGCATCCAAAAACCACCATCGCTCGTCAATATTTTTAAGGAGATTCAGGACGATTTAGGGAAACCCATACCGAAATCAGGTAATCTCGAACGCTGGGCGAGTCAGGGCGTAATGCTGCTCAATGCTACACTGACCGTGCGTGCAGGGCAGGCCGGATCGCATCAGGGCAAAGGCTGGGAGACGTTCACCGACGCCGTGATTAAATTAATATCCGACGAGAAAGAGAACGTGGTGTTCATGCTTTGGGGAGCCTACGCCCAAAAGAAAGGCGCGGTTATCAACAGCAAAAAGCACCTGATTCTGAAAGCTAAACATCCTTCCCCAATGGCTGCACAGTGGGGAGGCTGGTTCGGCAACAAACACTTCAGCCAGGCCAATGAATACCTCGAAAGCAAGGGGCTGAAGCCGATAGAATGGTAG